The Tachysurus fulvidraco isolate hzauxx_2018 chromosome 19, HZAU_PFXX_2.0, whole genome shotgun sequence genomic sequence catatatagctgttacagtacacagtgaaatgagacaatgtttctccaggatcaggctgctacataaaacaaagacagagctataaggacttagtaagttagtcctagcctctatgcatctgtgcaacctggtgcaaacagtgcaggacaaaaagacagaaagacagtgcaggacaagacaaaaaagacagtgcaggacaatacaaaaaagacaggacaggacaagacagaaagacagtgcaggacaagacagaaagacagtgcaggacaagacaaaaagacaggacaggacaagacaaaaagacagtgctcgacaagacaaaaagacagaaagacagtgtaggacaagacaaaaagatgcaggacaagacaaaaagacagtgcaggacaagacaaaaagacagaaatacagtgcaggactagacaaaaagacagtgcaggactagacaaaaagacagtgcaggactagacaaaaagacagtgcaggactagacaaaaagacagtgcaggacaatacaaaaagacagaaggaaaatgcaggacaagacaaaaagacaaaaaagtacaagacaatacaaaaaaagacaaacacaaaagacaataaacagaagcagcactgaccagtgtaaatactgtatgtacaacaatattgtgtgcagtaatactagaatgaacacactAGTGTTATAgtagcaggtccctgagataatgtaaagtagTGCAAAACAGCcaacgactgaaatgtgagacagcatagAGTAAAAAGTGTGCAacaacagcatgtaaacagaagGAAGGATGTTtaatggaagtgtgtgtatcaggtgtaggtctgtgcagtgtTTTTCAGCTTTAATGTCTTAAAGataaacaatataaatcaataaaacagcAGAGATTCATTCCATAACATTAATGTTGCCTGTTTCAGAAGGGAAGATgatgtgtttacatttttttacctCGTTAAATTTCCCATCACAGTATTTCTGAGCTTGTGGGACGTGAAAGATTTCATCCATATATGACTCTCTTTGCTCTCTGGTGATTTTGGAAAACAGAAGACATGATATTAAAAAATTAGTGCTACAAACAACAGGGAAAATGTAGCCGTCAAACCTCTCCATTATATTGTTTTAGACGAGAAACTGCCTGCTACTTGTCCGTTGCAAAGGCGAGTTTAAGGTTGTAGTTCTAAAAAGCATAAATTTATCAACATAGTGCGCTACATAGAACGTATAGAGCGCGTTGTCTTGCTCCCTACGTAGTGAGAAAGGATCTATTTGGGATGCTGAACATATTGCGTTTAACTGGCATTTTCCGGGTGTATCTCGCTTTTAGTAATACGTTCCGTCTGGGATTATGTGTTAGACTTTTGTCTGTTAAGATAATATATAACCTCAATAGATAACTCGACCGCATGATTAAATGGTCgtttagattttattatagatactattgtatttaaaaaaacagatttttatttaagtaAAAGTCGGAACGCTAATATGGTTCATGGTGTTACAAAGTTATTGTCCCGTGTAGTCAGGTTGAGAGTTTTGAAGAGATTTAGCTTCTTATGATGGATTTAACTAGTGCTTTGGAGCTGTTTCCTGAGTTTGCTGTGACTCAGATACTTTTCAAAGATGTTAAAAACTGTGCAGAACTGAAAAAGATGGCAATGGAGGGGAAAATAGCCGGTGCGTTGATCAACCCTTCAGTTGtaagtgttttaatttgtatttctttctgttattttCAGCTTTAAACTCCCTTTAAACAGGTTAAAACTTTCAGACTTTACCTTTCATGTTGTCTGTTACTGGtgtaatatgaataaatatctaTGAAACctaatacacagtgtgtgttgtgttaaatgAAATGTCTTTGGAGATTTGGActtcattcttcttcttgttgGTTAGTTTACATTATCCAAAGAAAGGGGGTGAACAACTGAATAATTATAGCTACATTTATGTCTTGGGGGCAAAAAACACTTctcatatcccagcttgttaggGTGTTGGAGTTGAAGGGCAGATTTTTGTTAGACAAGCAGACTGgagatgctggggcttgaacacaAGATCTTGTgaccagagccttaaccagtttaaccaccaatcagaaggttgtgggttcaatcCTAgctccaccaaactgccactgttggacccctgagcaaggatcttaaccctcaattgctcagttgtattaaaaaaaaatagataacataagtcactctggataaaggcggtCAGAGGTCACATTTAAATGCATGCGTGTATGAATCGacttgttgtgtctgtgttgaaGGTGTTGGATCCGTTCCAAACTCTCCTAGCAGCAAATAAAGCAGTTCATGTTCAGATGATTGGAAAAATGAAGACGAGGAGCTTATATTCTGAAATCATCTTCAACCTTTCACCAACAAACAACGTAAGTGGTGCTTTCCTACATATCTAGAGTTTATTTCTTTCAGATAAAGTGGTCATTTGTTAGTTACATTTGAATTGATTTCAGTTTACATTACCACCAAACTACCTCTGTGGgattctaattatttttctctGAACATCTACACAGATCTCTGAAGCTTTTAAAAGGTTTGGGATCTCAGAAAATGACAGTGCGGTTCTTATTGTTCTGGTTCATAACAAAGAGGAAGCATGCAGTAAGGACGATATCCTGTCGAAGGTGGACGGCCA encodes the following:
- the tprkb gene encoding EKC/KEOPS complex subunit TPRKB; translated protein: MMDLTSALELFPEFAVTQILFKDVKNCAELKKMAMEGKIAGALINPSVVLDPFQTLLAANKAVHVQMIGKMKTRSLYSEIIFNLSPTNNISEAFKRFGISENDSAVLIVLVHNKEEACSKDDILSKVDGQQIPADQISSLSDLAKIKKLYKLAPQEEKCGSVLDAVVCRMAAKDVV